ATTGTTTTAGCCTCCCCTCTCTGACCAGCTGCTCTAAATGACTCCTCAAAGTTCTACAGTCTTCTATGGTGTGCCCTTGGTCCTGGTGGTACTGGCAATGAAGGCTTTGGTTGTGCTTCATAGGGTCTCCtcccatcttatttggccatttgaaaAATGGCTCGTTCTTAATTTTCTCCAAGACGTGGTGTACTGGCTCTCGGAACACCGTATTAACCATTTAAGTAGTGGCAGACCCCGAATGTCCAGCAAAGTCTCTTCGGAGCCAGTTATTGTTGTATCTGTCCAACCTAAAATTCTTCCTCTCATGAGGGATAAGCTTAGCCTTCCCTTTCCCTTGTTGTTGGTCTTCCTTGACTCGCTTATACTTATCAATTCGGTCCATGAGTTGACGTACACTGTTAGCAGGTTTCCCAGTCAAAGATTTCCTCAAACCATGCTCGGCAGGTACGCCGACCTTGAAAGTTCTTATGGCCACATCATCAAAGTCACCAtctatctcattgaacatctcccaatatctatctgAGTACGTTTTCATGGTCTCCCCTTCTCGCATGGTCATAGACAACAAGGAATCTAAAGGCCGAAGAACCCTACTGCATGTGATAAAGTGAGATCCAAACGCCCGAGTAAGTTCCTTGAAGAAATCTATAGAACCTGCTCCCAGGCCATCGAACCATCTTATTGCCACAGGCCCCAGACTAGACAggaacaccttgcacatcaaggcctcgTTCTTGGAGTGGACAGCCATTCTCTGGTTAAAGTGACTTACATGCTCCACAGGGTCTGTTCAACCATTATACATGGTGAACGTTGGTTGAGTAAACCACTGAGGAAGTTTTCCTCATTCAATTCTACGTGTAAAAGGCGACATGAAAATTTGGTTTAACGCCTTGCTCATAGCGTCATTTCCAAGGCCTTAGCGAGACAGGCTCCTATTCCTACGCTCACGGTGGTAATCTTCCTCACACAAGAAGGATTCACTGGGGGGAGTTCTTGACCTAACTCTGTAGCTTCCATACCCTTCATCACCAGAAGAAAAATCAGAGTTGGAGGGAGTTCACCTTCGTCGTTCGTGGCGCAACTTCCTCTTCAAACAATCAATCTCCAGTTACATGGCTCTAGTGCTTTCCTCATGAGAGATGTGACTCCCACTTCGAGAGTGGCTAGTGCATGGGTGGTATGCACACTAACCTCGTTGTCCCTTCTTCACTCAAGATTCACAAAATGATCTTGACGTTGGGACCCCGTAGATTCCTTTCGATTCAAACCTGAACCTACCATAATTGAACGTTAAAATCACTACAGCACTAGAATTTCCCCACAGATGGCGTCAATTGTAAGGACGCGATTTGAGTCCTAAGCCCAAAAGTTAAAAGGATCTAGGCCTAAAGagctcaatacaatgaatttatagagagtagaTTGAAAAACTGAACTCTAATGAGTTGGGTAGCAATTATAGTGGATCTAaatgacaataaagtaaaaatgGACTAGTTTTATCTACAGAAAATTGTCCCCagcacagtccgaggagatcagttcttgtatataattcttgaagttgattacaagtacagttcttattgctacagtatttctctctcaattctctGATCCCCCTCTCTCAAGGCCTcccttctattttatactatctctTTCCTTTCATCTCTGCCCTCCACTTGTAGATTAGATTGTTGATGTTGATCCTTGTCATATCaacaccttcctgaagtctttgggGAGTAACTGTAAGGCTAAAaactactgttcaggtatcaattcctcattaatgtggccagagagttagctgcagagcattcaatgcggtggtagcagtttttCCTTAAATACTTCCCAGCTCCCATTTGTCTTATCTGTTCATAATGCATATCCTTATCAACAGAATTTCCTGGAACGTCACTATGgatgacaaaacacactttcaGATCTCTGCTTTGTTTAGCCGAGGAGATACTTCTCCTCGGCCTACCTTCCGCAGCCTTCTCATTCGAAGCTTGCTCATGGAGTTCTGAGTCTCACATCTTTATTAGTGTTTATCTATCCTCAGACCACTAAAATTcctcaaacaaaacccaaggcCCAACATATATTCTTGGGCCCCTTATCCCTACAGATgagtttatgaatcaaatagtaaataacatcttatTGGCATTCAcattaaaaacatatatgacATGTAATTTAAcgatgagattttcaaaattttaaatacaataacaagttattaggcATTCACACAAAACTCTTTTGAAGTCTCTCCTTACTTAGTTTTATACCGTATGGAGCCAAACGTCACATATAGTATGGCAGTGGAATGGCAAAAAGGCCTAATAGAGCACCACCCTTCATCCTAAGCACCAACCACACCCGATGTTTGCAGTAAGGAAGCGAGAGGGGTATACAGAGTAGCCCTTCCCCTGGCCATCATGAGTTTTACATGTATCCTTATGCATCTTCGAACAACCATTGCCTTCTTGTCTTATTGCATTAATACCAGATACTAGGTATAATttaaacacaatcatatatatatatatatatatatattgggtaaattataaatttggtCTATAACCTTTGCACTgaatgtcaatttggtccctaacgtttcaaatgtgtcaatttagtctttaaCCTTTTGGTATTATGCCAAATTGGTCCCTACCGTTAAATGATGAATGTAAAATACTGACATGactaatgaccaaaataaaaatatatattttttgccaACTCATATGCCATGTGTAAAGCTGATTAggattgaattaaaaaaaatgaatgaagatTTCACATGCAAGCACGTGAGGTCAAATTGGAACTAAAAAACCTTTTTCTATCATCCTCCAACAGAAGTTTCGAAGATTTGAGGAAGTTGACAATTGAATGCATTTTGGTTTGTACTTCTTTCGAAGTGCCAATGGCCCAATGTCCCTAACGCGAAAAAAAATTGTCTGCCAATCCATATATCACAAGCTTTTCCATTGAAATATTATAGAATTggggaaaaaggaagcaaaacaATAAACATAACCCTAGTTAAATTTCATCATCATGGTGATTGATGAGATGAGGAAGAGCACAGCGTGATTGATTTAGGGATTTTGATCCCAGTTTGGTTTCACGTGCTTGCACTTGCACATGAGATCTTCATTCAACTAggtgcttttttttcttttttctttttaagttcaATCCTAGTCAGCATTACATATGGCATATGAGTTGgcaaaaaaaacaatttttttttttttttttttttggctattagCCAAGTCAGCATTTTTCATCCTATCACTTAATGTTAAGGACCAATTTGACACAATAGCAAAAGGTTAGGGATTAAATTAACACGTTTGAAAcattaaggaccaaattgacatttaGTGCAaaggttagggactaaattTGTAGTTTACCCTGTATATATTCTGAGGATTACATGTTCTCTATATTCTTAATACGCATATAAAGTTTTGTGTTAATCAACGTATTATTTACTAGTTGATCTAGAAATCCAtcttttatgcacaattttgagtacaaaaattaaaatttaaacatttgatcgATAACATAGTATTAATCTTAAGCATGTAAAGTATAAGAAGAAAACCTAATACaatagggattttttttttttttttttaattgcatcccaaaaaaaaaaaaaaaaaaaaaaaaaaaaaaaaaaaaaaaaaaaaacactaagtGGTATAACATAATTTAGAGTTACACGTGTAACTTGAACCAAACTTATGTAGAATTAGCTGTTCCTTTTTGGTAGAAGTTTGTTCCCTAAGGTAACAGAGTTACTTGTAGGGCTAGTGGGGTCTGTTTATTTTTGGGGTTTGGGAAACACTGATAGCTAGGATGGACAATCTTATGACCAACTGGCGAAACTTATCGCTAAACGATAGGGGAGGAAAATTAGCAGTGAAAAGGGATAGAGCATCACATGAGCATACAATAGTGGCAAAATTTCTAACGAAGAGAGCCTTGAATACTGATGCAGTTATCAGAACTTTCAGTCCACTTTGGCGCTCACGGAACGGGTTTAAGGTCCGTTGCGCCGAGGACCACATTctgttgtttgtgtttgataatCCGGAGGAGGTTGAAAAAATATTGGCAAGCGAACCATGGAGCTTTGATAGACATTTGGTTGTTCTACAGAAACTGGATAAAGCAGTCCCAGTACATGAAATGCCATTAAATACGGTGTCGCTTTGGGTGCAAGTACACAACATTCCGATGGGTTTCTTGAACAGGGGAGTAGCTGAGGATTTATGCAATACAATGGAGACAGTGGATCGCAATGCGAGTGATAAGGAGGTTGACCGAGGCAGTTTTATCCGTGTTCGGGTGCGAGTGGATATTTCTCTACCTCTTTGCAGGGGACGAGTTCTATCCATAGAAGACGGTGATGATCATTGGGTGACATTCAAATATGAACGTCTCCCTAACATATGCTACTGGTGTGGGTGTTTGGATCACTCGGACAAAGATTGTGACAGATGGCTGGAGAGTGAAGGCACGCTTAAAGAAAACGATCGGGTGTATGAAGCGTGGATTAGAGCAGCCTTCGCTCCGGTGAGTCGCAAGACAGTGGTGGTGGTGCCGGGGTTTTATGAAGATAAAAAAGGAAAGCAGTCAAAGCCAACCAAACCGGTGCCTGGGAAATATTCATCGCCGGCGTCAGAAACAGGGGCAGACGTTACTAAACCAGTGCAGGGGGCGGAGACAGTTACAGAAGAAACAG
This DNA window, taken from Quercus robur chromosome 2, dhQueRobu3.1, whole genome shotgun sequence, encodes the following:
- the LOC126699734 gene encoding uncharacterized protein LOC126699734, with protein sequence MAVHSKNEALMCKVFLSSLGPVAIRWFDGLGAGSIDFFKELTRAFGSHFITCSRVLRPLDSLLSMTMREGETMKTYSDRYWEMFNEIDGDFDDVAIRTFKVGVPAEHGLRKSLTGKPANSVRQLMDRIDKYKRVKEDQQQGKGKAKLIPHERKNFRLDRYNNNWLRRDFAGHSGSATT